The following coding sequences lie in one Isoptericola variabilis 225 genomic window:
- a CDS encoding ANTAR domain-containing response regulator, translating into MCRVTDETNAQSEAKLPLDLPPMIDQEPEPEKPAPARPARRAVVAEDEALIRMDVVETLREAGFDVVGEAGDGETAVRLATELKPDVVVMDVKMPELDGISAAERIGKAHAAPVVLLTAFSQTELVERARDAGAMAYVVKPFTPADLLPAVEIAISRYQQIGALESEVADLQERFETRKRVDRAKGLLMTKMGLSEPEAFRWIQKTSMDRRLTMREVADAVIEQVGGA; encoded by the coding sequence ATGTGTCGCGTGACCGACGAGACCAACGCCCAGTCCGAGGCAAAGCTGCCGCTCGACCTGCCGCCCATGATCGACCAGGAGCCGGAGCCCGAGAAGCCCGCGCCTGCTCGGCCCGCGCGTCGGGCCGTGGTCGCGGAGGACGAGGCCCTCATCCGCATGGACGTCGTGGAGACGCTGCGCGAGGCCGGGTTCGACGTCGTCGGCGAGGCCGGCGACGGCGAGACGGCCGTCCGTCTCGCGACCGAGCTCAAGCCCGACGTCGTGGTCATGGACGTCAAGATGCCCGAGCTGGACGGCATCTCGGCGGCCGAGCGCATCGGCAAGGCGCACGCCGCGCCGGTCGTGCTGCTCACGGCGTTCTCCCAGACCGAGCTCGTCGAGCGTGCGCGCGACGCCGGCGCGATGGCGTACGTCGTCAAGCCGTTCACGCCGGCGGACCTGCTGCCCGCGGTCGAGATCGCGATCTCGCGCTACCAGCAGATCGGCGCGCTCGAGTCGGAGGTCGCGGACCTGCAGGAGCGCTTCGAGACCCGCAAGCGCGTCGATCGCGCCAAGGGTCTGCTCATGACGAAGATGGGTCTGAGCGAGCCGGAGGCCTTCCGCTGGATCCAGAAGACGTCGATGGACCGGCGCCTGACCATGCGCGAGGTCGCCGACGCGGTGATCGAGCAGGTCGGCGGAGCCTGA